GATGCCGGAGGCCGACCCGGCCACGCGCGCGCAACTGGAGGCCGAGGCCGGCGAACGCGGGTGGGCGGCAATGCACGCCGATCTGGCCGCGATCGACCCGGACGCCGCGGCCCGCATCCACGCCACCGATGCCCAGCGCATCCAGCGGGCGCTGGAGGTCTACCGGTTGTCCGGCCGCAGCATCAGCGATTGGCGGCGCGACCGCACCCAGGTGCCGCGCCTGCCGCTGCGGGTGCTCAAGCTGGTGCTGGCGCCACAGGACCGCGCGCTGCTGCATGCACGCATCGAGCGGCGCTTCGACCAGATGCTGGCCGATGGCTTCCTCGACGAGGTCAGGGGCCTGCGCGCATTGCCGGAACTGGCCGCGCAGCCACGGCCCCTGGAGTTGCCGGCCCTGCGCGCGGTCGGCTACCGCCAGGCCTGGGAGCACCTGGACGGCGCCAGTTCGGCGGCGCGGATGCGCGAGCTGGGTGTGTTCGCCACCCGCCAGCTGGCCAAGCGCCAGCTGACCTGGTTGCGCGGCGAGCTCGACGCGCAGTGGTTCGACCCGCAACTGCAGCGGCCCGCGCTGGAGCGGGCCAGGGCAATGTTCATCGAGAGCCCGGCAGGGGTTTGACCTACCGGGAAAGGGTGCAACCGGTGCAGTGCGCCCGGGGGGTTTGCGCTACCATCAGTTCCGGTCGCCGCTGTGGGGACAGGTTCCGGCGACTGCGGCCGGCTTCGCCACGCCGCCCTTATAACTAGAACGAGTTGGGGAACAACACCATGTCCAAGGGACAATCTTTGCAGGATCCTTTCCTGAATGCGCTGCGCCGCGAACGCGTGCCGGTTTCGGTTTACCTGGTCAACGGCATCAAGCTGCAGGGCACCATCGAGTCGTTCGACCAGTTCGTGGTCCTGTTGCGCAACACCGTGAGCCAGATGGTCTACAAGCACGCGATCTCCACCGTCGTGCCGGCGCGCAATGTCCGCGTCGGGCCGGGCGGCGGCTACGTGCAGTCCTCCGAGGGCGATGGCGAAGGCCACGCCGACGAGACCGAATAAGCCGGATGCGGGGCTTCCGCCCCGATCGGCCGGTCACCTCCAGTCCGGATCCCCTGCCATGTCGGCGGGGATTCGAGGCCATCGTCGGGTGGAGGCCTTGTTTGGCGGGCTTCGCAGACCCATCTTGTGATCCTGTCCCCCGCTCAGGCATGACCCCGCTTGTTTGAAAGATCCCGCAAAGGCGAACACGCACTATTGATCCAGCCCCATGCCGGCGGTCCGCCGGACGAAGGCCTGCTGGAGGAGTTCGCCGACCTGGCCCGCTCGGCCGGTGCCACGGTGGCGGCGGTGCTGACCGCGCGCATCGACCGTCCGAACGCGGCGATGCTGATCGGCAGCGGCAAGCTGGAAGAGGTCAAGGCCGCGGCCGAAGCCACCGGCGCCGACCTGATCCTGATCAACCATCCGCTCTCGCCCGGCCAGGAGCGCAACCTCGAACGCGAACTCAAGCGCCGTGTGGTCGATCGTACCGGCCTGATCCTCGACATCTTTGCCCAGCGTGCGCACAGCCACGACGGCAAGTTGCAGGTCGAGCTGGCGCAGCTCAAGCACATGGCGACCCGGCTGGTTCGCGGCTGGACCCACCTGGAGCGCCAGCGCGGTGGCTCGATCGGCCTGCGCGGCCCGGGTGAAACCCAGCTGGAAACCGACCGCCGCCTGCTGCAGAAGCGCCTGGAGCAGCTGCAGAAACGCCTGGAAAAGGTCGAGGTGCAGCGCACCCAGATGCGCCGTGCGCGCATGCGCAGCGAGATGCCGCGCGTGGCCCTGGTGGGTTACACC
Above is a genomic segment from Lysobacter sp. S4-A87 containing:
- the miaA gene encoding tRNA (adenosine(37)-N6)-dimethylallyltransferase MiaA, which codes for MPVDSRPIAIALMGPTASGKTALALEWAERHGGEIVSVDSALVYRRLDIGAAKPGADELARVPHHLVDLREPWQPYSAAEFAVDARRSLDDIVARGRLPILAGGTGLYFHALLQGLSPMPEADPATRAQLEAEAGERGWAAMHADLAAIDPDAAARIHATDAQRIQRALEVYRLSGRSISDWRRDRTQVPRLPLRVLKLVLAPQDRALLHARIERRFDQMLADGFLDEVRGLRALPELAAQPRPLELPALRAVGYRQAWEHLDGASSAARMRELGVFATRQLAKRQLTWLRGELDAQWFDPQLQRPALERARAMFIESPAGV
- the hfq gene encoding RNA chaperone Hfq, with the protein product MSKGQSLQDPFLNALRRERVPVSVYLVNGIKLQGTIESFDQFVVLLRNTVSQMVYKHAISTVVPARNVRVGPGGGYVQSSEGDGEGHADETE